CCTCCCGGGCTGGGTTTCAAACGGCGTTAGATATCAGTGCCTATTCTTTGATTGCCCTGGCTCGGGGCGCTAAACCCCTAATGACTGAGGGGGGCAGCATGGTCACCCTAACCTACCTAGGAGGCGTGAAGGTGGTGCCCAATTACAATGTCATGGGCATTGCCAAGGCGGCCTTAGACATGAATGTCAAATACTTGGCGTCTGAACTAGGTCCCCAGGGAGTTCGTGTCAATGGGATTTCCGCTGGCCCCATTCGCACCCTGGCCTCATCGGCAGTGGGAGGCATCTTAGAGATGATTCACCATGTGGAGCAAACCGCCCCGCTGCGGCGTACTGTGACCCAGCAGGAAGTGGGCAATGCCGCCGCATTTCTCTGTAGCGACCTAGCCACTGGTGTGACAGGCCAGATTCTCTACGTGGATGCGGGCTACGAGATTATGGGGATGTAGAGCCCGGGAGCGGTGGAGTAGGGGTGTCTGCCGTAGCGTACTAGTCGGTGAAGCTGAGATCGGTGCTGGGTTGGGGTTGACTCTCCAAGTCGAATAGGGCCGTTAGCGCTAACGTCTGAGCCATGGGCATTTGGCCATAGGTGAAGACATGGGGCAGGTGGGGTAAATAGGAATGGTAGGGATAGAGAGCATAGGGACTGCCGTAGATGACTAGGCCCTGCAGGGATTGGCTCCCCATCAGGGCATGGAACCAGCGATGGGCGACTGCGGTGGTGCCGGCAGACCCCCGAAAGGGATTCCCTCGAATGAATAACTGCAGCAGAGTCAGCTGCAGGGCGTCAGGGTGAGGCCATTGCTGACAGGGGCCGTTGTCGACCACGAGGATGTCATAGCCGAGACGCTGGGGGAGTGCGATCGCATCGCTGCTGCGACTAAGGACACGACAATCAATCACATCGTCGACGATAATCACCGTCTGCTTTGGGCCA
This portion of the Halomicronema hongdechloris C2206 genome encodes:
- the fabI gene encoding enoyl-ACP reductase FabI produces the protein MLDLTGKNALVTGIANNRSIAWGIAQQLHQAGANLGVTYLPDDKGKMQKKVGDLVAPLQPSLFLPCNVQDESQVEAVFNSVQEAWGRLDILVHCLAFANRDDLTGDFSNTSRAGFQTALDISAYSLIALARGAKPLMTEGGSMVTLTYLGGVKVVPNYNVMGIAKAALDMNVKYLASELGPQGVRVNGISAGPIRTLASSAVGGILEMIHHVEQTAPLRRTVTQQEVGNAAAFLCSDLATGVTGQILYVDAGYEIMGM